The sequence GCTGACTGAGGGCTGACTTGGGGGGTGGGTGGTATCCAGGCTCATGTCTCGTCACCTGCCTCCAACTGCTTCATCATCCGGTCGAAGTCGCTTTCAAACAGCCGGTCCTGCACGATGCGGTATTTTTCGAATTCGCTTTCGGCATGGGCCTTGGCAATTTTGGCAGTCACCTTACCGACATCCTGCAGGATTTCGCGGTCGGTGTAGCCCACGGCGATAATGGCGGGAAGCTTGTAGTGTTTGGTGTTGTAGCGTTTGCCGTCGGCGGCAGTTATTCGAAAATTTCGAATAACTGAATCTTCCTGCAACTCACTGTCGGAGAACACCTTTTTCAGGTGGTAGTTGATGGTGTGGGTTTCCACATCATAAAGCGTTCCCATCATTTTCTGGGTCAGCCAGATGCTTTCGTCGGCGTAAACCGCCTCGACGCCATCCGTGCCGGTGGCCGCGACAAAGGTCAGGTATTCCGCTGCCGAAGAGCGGAGGAGGGAAAGCCCATTCTTCCTGGAATTTTTTGGATTTTTGCTCATTCGTGCCCCTTTGATCTGTCCACGCGAAGGCAGCATGTCATATTCCCTTTTGAGCCAACAGCACATTCTTGGACCAGCCGAACTTGCGGGTCATGCGAATGTAGAACTCCCGCTCCAAATGATCCTTGCAGCGCTGAAGGATGACCAGATTGTGGCTCCAGCCGATTTGTGCAACCAGTGGTTGCACTCGTTCGTCATCGCGGTAGAGCAGGTAAAATTCCCGCATGTAAAAAACGTTGCGCCGGGAAAACCCGCTGATGCCGGGGAACTCGGATCGCAGATCCTGGGATAGCTGGTCTGCTATGGACGCGCCGTGTTCGGCGTCCGCCTGCCGCTCCACGATCAGTCGGCTGATATCCCCGTACAGACCGACCAACTCCTTGTTGACCGCCTTGAGGGCTTCGTATTGAGCGGAGCGGATGCGCTCTTTGATCTCGGAAAGCAGATGCGGGTAATCGCCCGGTTTTGCCATATCCTGCTTGCGGCGGGTGTCAGTCGGTTTCATCCATGTTCCCCTTGGCATCGATTGCCTCACCCAACATCTGTATCAGCCCAAATACCCCTTTTCACCTTTTCGGATCAGGCCGTGCACAGCAAGGCTCTGGGCGACGCGTTCAATTTTTGCGGCGGATGCGCCTTTGATCCCAGCCGCGATTTCATTCGTGGTGGCCTCGCGGCCAAATGAATTCCGCGATATCCACCATGGTTTTTCCTGGTATTCAAGACGTTACTTCATGCCCGAGTTTCGCGAGTGGAATGACCGGAACATGGAGTGCACCATGTACCCTGGGCTGAGCCGCGGTATTGCTTCACACTGCTCATGGAGCGCTGGCTATAGATGTGCTCACACAGATGTCGCAGATGGGTCTAGCCAGATGCGCGCATCGCAAGTGCTGGAACTGGGGCTCGTGATCGTCACAAGACGGTGCGGCAGAAATTGTGGGAAAGGTGCAGCAGGTAGCCAAGTCCGAATAAATGACGGAATATAAGCGGTTGTCCATGCCAGGCCTTGCCGTCGGGCGAGTTTTCTGGGATAAATCCATAGGTTAGGTATGTAGTTTTCTGATTTTCCTGAGTCATATACGTACGTAGTTTCGGATTCCCAAACGACATAAGGGCTGCCAATGGACGATATCTTCAATCTGCAAAAACTGACATCCGCAATATCGGCCTCCATGGTCATGGCTTCATCGGAGAGCCTTGACGGCGTGATCAATCGTGCTCTTGATAGTATGCTCTCTTTCCTTGAGATCGCCCGCATTGGGTTGCTTGCGGTCGATGAAAGCAGCCCGGTGATTAATGTCGATTATGCGAGTTATGCCAAAGACGCTCCCCATGTTTCGAAACAGATCAACCTGGCGGCCTTGTTTCCATGGACCTACGATCTGGTCATCGGCAGAGGGCAAACCATGGTCATGGCCAGCCTGGACGACCTGCCGTCCGAAGCCGAGGAAGATCGGCGGTCGCACACGATGCTTGGCAACAAATCCGCCTTGATTATCCCTCTTTTCATCGGTTCCAGGGTGCATCACCTGCTGACTCTGGACGCCCGCAAGACAGAGCGCGACTGGCCCGAGGAGGTCGTCGTCCAGGGCCGGCTGCTGGGCGAAATTTTTGTCAGCGCCCTGCAACGCCGTGAGGCGGAATCCAGCCTGCGACGCACCAAAGAACGGCTCGATATTGCGGCGCTTTCGGCGGAGATCGGGTTGTGGGAACTCAATCTGGATACCGGCAGCTTGTGGGCCACACCCAAGGCCAAGGAGCATTTCGGGTTTGATCCGGACACGGAATTGACTTTGTCACGGTTGCTGGACGTGATCCATCCTGAAGACCATGGGCTGATCAGCGCCAAGGTGGAGGAGTCGCGCCATACCCGCGAGGAACTCATGGTGGAGTACCGTGTTCGGGCCGGGGACGGATCTTTGCGCTGGATGATCTCACGCGGTCGGAGCCTCTGGGAGAATGGGCATGCCGGCCTCCTGCTCGGGGTTACCGTAGATGTCACGGCGCGCAAGGAGATGGAACTGCAGCTTCAGACGCACATACGGGAGATCGAGAGCCTCAAAGTGAAGCTGGAAAGGGAGAACCAGTATTTGCGCCTGGAGGTGGCGGCGGCCGAGGGACAGGGGGAGATTCTGGGCTCCAGCGAAGCCATGCGAGCCATCATGTCGCAGGTCAGGATGGTTGCGCAGACCGGGAGTACGGTGCTTCTGCAGGGGGAAACCGGAACGGGGAAAAATCTGGTCGCAAGCACCATCCATCGTTTGAGCGGTCGCGGTAAAAAGGCCATGATCAGGGTCAACTGTGCCGCGCTGCCTGGTCCTCTGGTCGAGAGCGAACTGTTCGGTCGCGAGAAGGGCGCCTACACCGGGGCACTGAGCCGCCAGGCCGGGCGTTTCGAGCTGGCGGACGGCTCCACCCTTTTTCTCGACGAAATTGCCGAAATGTCTCTCGAAACCCAGGCCAAGCTGCTGCGCGTGATTCAGGACGGCGAGTTCGAACGCCTGGGCAGTTCCAAGACCATCAAGGTCAATGTGCGGATCATTGCGGCCAGCAACAGGGATCTGGCCAAGGAAGTCGAAGCGGGGCGCTTTCGTGGCGATCTCTTCTACCGGCTGAATATTTTCCCCATCCGAGTTCCCCCGCTGCGGGAACGTCCCGAGGATATTCCGCAACTGGTCATGGAGTTCATCAGGGAATTCGGCGATCGCATGGGCAAGCGGATTCTGCGCGTCGCCCACAAGGATATGCAGCTGCTGACAAACTACTCCTGGCCCGGCAACATCCGCGAGCTGCGCAACGTGATCGAGCATTCCCTCATCATCACCCCCTGCGACACCTTGGTATTGCAGCGTTTAACTGCCAGTCCGGAATTTCATGATGCGGACGCATCCCTTGAGGAGGTCGAACGCAGACACATCCAGGCCGTTCTCAAGGCGACAGGCGGCAGGATCAAGGGCTTTGGCGGGGCGGCGGAGCGTCTGAGGATCAACCCCTCAACGCTCTACTCCCGCATGCGCAAGCTCGGCATCGGCTTTAAACAACCTTGATCCGGGGCGATATTTCGCACCGAATACGAGATATCACCTTCGCCCAGGGCGCATCCACCCTCGCCAACCGTTTCATTACATTCACATTGTCTTAATTATCATAAAGTTAAGATACAAACGAGCGCACCTGTCCCTTTGGTGCGCTTTTTGTATTTTATCCCTCCATGATAATCTCTCTCATAAAAATATATCCGGCCACGGGGCATGCCGCGGATATTATCGATGTGTTTCAGTCTGTGAAGGTGCTGCTTGCATCCGTGCCCGACTGTCTGCACGCGACTGTTTCCATCGAGGGCGATGAGAACGGCGCCATTTTCTATCTGGAGAAATGGCGGTCACGCGAAGCACTCGACGACCATCTTCGCTCCAGTACCTATATGATGGTGCTGGAGGCTTTGGAATTTTCCTGCAAGAATCCAGAGGTGTCATTCTTCGACGGGGTGGAGGTTGGAGGTCTTGATGTTGTGGAAATTGCGCGATCCGTTACTGCTTCGTTTTCTTGAAATTTAATGTAGATTATTTCAATTTTAATTGTGCAAAACGTTGCAAATTTAACTTTTGGAGGATGATATGAATTTTATTTCCCGTTGTGCTGTGAGTTTTGCGATCATGTCGCTTTTTTTCGTCACCCTTGCGGCGCAACCGTCCAGTGCCAAGAGCGCGGCTGAAATCAACCAGGAAGTCGATGTGGCGTTGAACCATCTTTACGCGACCTCGCCCGCCGCGGTTGAATTGTCCAAGGTCGCCAAAGCCGTCCTGGTCTTTCCGGGTATCGTCAAGGGCGGATTCATCGTGGGTGGTCAGTACGGTGAAGGCGCTCTGGTCCAGGGCGGCAAGAAAGTCGGGTACTACAACACCGTCGCCGCTTCCTACGGCTTGCAGGCAGGGTTGCAGAAGTTCGGGTATGCCCTGTTTTTCACCGACGAGGCTTCGCTCAAATATCTTGAGAACAGCGACGGCTGGGAACTGGGTGTCGGGCCGACCATCGTCATCGTCGACGAGGGGCTCGCGCGCAATCTGTCCACCTCCACGGCCAAGGACGGGATCTACGCCTTTTTCTTCGATCAGAAGGGGCTCATGGCCGGGCTCGGCATCCAGGGCACCAAGGTCACCAGAATCAATCCGTGATCGGGTGTTTCCGGATTTCCTGCGAATTGAAAAAAATGTTGCTCGGGGGATTGGTCGTTCCGCGAAAAGAGAGGGTAAGGGCATGAAGGCTTGGCGACGATTTCTATTGGCGGTGATGCTGTGCGCGGCTTTGAGCGTGACGGCGGCTGCGGCTTCCGATGATCAGGGCTGGCCGAGGGTTTTTCAAAAGGACGGCAAGGAATTGACCGTCTATCAGCCCCAGGTGGACTTCTGGCAGGATTACAAAGTCCTGCATGCCCGTTTCGCCATTGCCGTGAAGACCGGGGCCAAGAAAGAGGAAAAGTACGGCGTGGTGGAAACCGAGGCCCAGACCGTGGTCGATCAGGATGCCCGCACTGTGGCGCTGATTCCGAAGAGCCGGGAACTGCGCTTTCCCAACACTTCGGACTCCGAAGCCGCGGCCCTTAAGGCCGTGGCCGACGAACTCTACCCTCCCGGACAGGCTCTGGTCGTGTCCCTGGACCGCATCCTGGCCTATCTTGATCCCGAGAAACAGCCGCAGCAGCCGCCGGTGGAACTCAATTACGATCCGCCCCGCATATTTTTCAGCGATGAACCGGCCATTCTGGTGATGTTCATGGGCGAGCCGCAGCTCAAGCCCGTAGCCAAGGACATGCCGGCCCTCATGTTCGCCGTGAACACGAACTGGGACGTGTTCTACGACACCACAAGCCAGCGTTATTTCCTGCTCGACGGGGATGCCTGGCTGACCACAGGCGATCTTGCGCAGGGGGCATGGACGGCGACCTCGGAATTGCCCGAGGGTCTGACCAAGCTGCCTGCGGACGAGAACTGGGCGGACGTGCGCGCGCAGGTTCCCGGCAAGACGTATCAGAACCCGCCTCGGGTCTTCGTCAGCACGGAGCCGGCCGAACTTGTCCTCACCCAGGGCGAGCCAGCTTTTAGCCCGATCCCCGGCACGAAGCTCATGCGCGTGGCGAATACGGATTCGGACCTTTTCCTCAGCACCCCAGGCAATGTCTATTACCTGCTCGTGGCTGGCCGCTGGTTCCGGGCCACCAGCCTTGACGCGGCCTGGACGCCCGCCAGCGCCGACCTGCCCGCCGATTTTGCCCTCATTCCGGACAGCGATCCCGCTGCCCATGTCAAATCCTCGGTTCCGGGCACCGTCGAGGCGCAGGACGCCATCCTGCTGGCCTCCATCCCCAGGGCCACGGAAGTTGCTGTGGACCAGGCTCCGCAGTCAGCGGCCGTCTATGACGGAGAGCCCAAATTTGCCACGATTCCGAGTACCACGGTGCAGTACGCAGTCAATTCCCCGCAGCAGGTCTTTCTTGTAGATGGCGGATATTATTGGTGCTCCCAAGGAACGTGGCTGACCAGTTCCAGCCCGAGCGGACCGTGGACTTTCTGCACCACGGTTCCGGCGGCCATCTATTCCATCCCTCCGTCCCATCCTTCGCACAACGTGACCTACGTCACCGTGCAGAGTTCGACCCCCAGCACAGTCGTCTATACCCAGACCGCAGGATACAGCGGCGAATACGTGGCCGCCACCGGCGTGCTCATGTTCGGTGCAGGGATACTGGTTGGCGCGCTCATCGCCGACAATTGGAACGACGATCATCATTATTACTATCCCCCGTATCCCGTTCCGTATTCCTACGGGTGCGGGGCGCGGTACAGCTATGCCTACGGCGGTTACTACCGCGGCGCCGCAGCCTATGGGCCCTACGGCGGAGCCGGGGCAGCGGCCAGATACAATCCTGCCACGGGAACCTACTCACGGGGGGCCTATGCCTACGGACCCGGCGGCAGCGTCTCGGCAAGGCAAGCCTACAACCCCTATACCGGCGCCAGGGGCGGCGCGCTCCGCGTCGACACGGACTACGGCTCCGCAGGTCGCGGGGCTGCGTACAACCCGAGCACCGGCACTGCCGTGCGCGGCGGATATCGCAGCAACGACCAGGGCACGGTGGGCGGCATCAAGACCAACAGGGGCACCGGGGCCGTGGGCTGGGATACCGAGAACAGCCAGGGCGCGGTGGTCAAGGGCAGGGGAGACAACGTCTACGCCGGCAAGGACGGCACGGTGTACAAGAGAGACGACTCCGGCGAGTGGAGCAGCAACAGTGGTTCGGGCTGGGACTCCGTGGATAAGCCGGAGCGCGCGTCCATGAGTTCGCAGTCCGCCGGAGAGTCTGCCGGGGCAAAGAACAGGCCGGCGGTCTCCACGACCCAGACAAGCCAGACCAAGGCCGCCAGCGGACAGGCAACGAAGGCCCGCCCCGCGCAGACAGCGCAGACAACCCAAGCCCGCCCCACGCAGACTGCATCCAAGCCCCAGCCTTCCGCGACCACCAGGGTCGCGCCACGCGAGTCGACCCGAAGTCTGGAATCGCAGGCGTCGGCGCGGCAGCGCGGGAACCAGCTGACGCATCAGGTCGGAACGCAGCGGCAGGCCGGGGGCGCAGGCCGTGTTCAGCGCAGGTAGAACTTTGAGGTGCAGGTCTTAGGTTTTGTGTCCACTGCTTGAAAAATCAACCAATAAAGGAGCTTATATGAACAAGATTATCGTTGTCGCCCTGCTGTTGTCGCTGTGTGCCTGTGCCGGGACCGGCAAAAACACGTCGACCGATTTCAATCCCGCCGACCATTTTCTGGGCAACGACTATAAGCTGTTGCAGGCCAAACCCGAGCTGAATGGCGGCCTTGGATGGCGCAGTCCCCAGTTTGTCGCCGAAAATTATACGGCCCTCTACATCGAGCCTGTGACCCTGTGGCACGGCGAGGACATGGCCAAGGAATCCGGACTGGCCATGGAAGATCTGGAGCTGCTGGCCACGTATTTTCATGACGTGCTGAGCAAGGTTCCCGATGGCCACAAGCTCGCCCTGGCCGCCCAGCCGGGACCCGGCGTCATCACCGTGCAGGCGGCGGTGACCGAGGTCGAGGCCAGCAGCCCGGTTTCCAACGCGCTGACCTCGGTCGTTCCGTTCGGCGTCCTGTTCTCCGCCGGAAAACAGGCAGCCACCGGCCAGGCCGTTGGTGTCGGCAAGTGCGCAGTGGAAGTGAAGTTTGTCGATTCCGTGACCGGCGAGAAGCTTGCCCTCTTCGCCGAGACCAAGGTCGGAAAGAAGTACAGCACCTCCGGGTTCACCAAGACCGGTCAGACCGAGGAGGCCATGGAAGAATGGGCCGCCCTGATGAAGGAACGCATCAGCGTTCTGTGGGGGAAGTAAGCCGATCGTGCAACCTCTGTCCGGGTTCGCCCGGACAGAGGAATAAGACGTTCCGAGCCAACAGATCCCAACTGAAGAGGACATCATGAAAAAGGTTACTGCAATTCTTGCGGCCACGATGGCCTGCCTCGCCCAGACTGCTTTCGCCGGAAGGATCTATCTGTACGAAACAGGCCTCCTCGACGTGGAGCGTGGCTCTTTGGCCGGTAGGCTGCAGGGGAACTACGGACCCAGCGCCATTCATCTCATCAACCTGGCCATCGCGTACAGGCTCTGACGCAGGAGTTTTCATGCATTCTGCAGTACGATCTCTGTTCTTGACGGCTTTTGTGGCTGTGGTGCTTGCAGCGTTCGTTCCGGCGCAAGGCTTGTGTGAAGACGCCGATCAGGCTGCGGAGCTGGCCAAAAAACTGGCCAACCCTATCGCCAGCCTGATCAGCGTGCCTTTGCAGTTCAATTATGACGAAAATTACGGGCTGAGTGACGACGGAGAAAAATTCTTCATCAACGTTCAGCCGGTCATTCCCATCAGCCTGAGCGATGACTGGAACCTCATCTCGCGCACCATCCTGCCGCTGGTTCACCTGAACGACATCCCCCCCGGAAATGACGAGTCCGGACTGGGCGACATCACCCAGAGTCTCTTCTTTTCGCCTGCGCAGCCGACCAGCCGTGGCATCATCTGGGGCGCGGGCCCCGTGCTTTTGCTGCCCACGGCCACGGATGAGCTGCTCGGGTCCGAGAAATGGGGCGCAGGGCCCACTGCCGTGCTCCTGAAACAGAGCGGGCCGTGGACGGTGGGGTTTCTGGGCAACCATATCTGGTCCTTTGCGGGAGAGGACGATCGCGCAGACATCAGCGTATCGTTCCTGCAGCCGTTTGTGGCCTACATCACGAAAACGCACACGACTTTCTCCCTGAACACGGAATCGACCTACGACTGGGAGGCCGAGCAGTGGTCGGTGCCGATCAACTTCCAGGTCAGCCAGTTGCTCAAGATCGGCGGCCAGCCGATCTCCATTGGCGCGGGTGTGCGCTACTGGGCCGAATCGCCCGATGCCGGGCCGGAAGATTGGGGGGCGCGCCTGTCCTTGACGTTTCTGTTTCCGAAATAGACCGGAGAGCATTCAGGACAGACGGGGAGCGGCCGGATTTTCATGCCATCCATGAAGGAGATTTGAGTGATGAAACGATACCTGATTACTATCGCAGCAGCTGTGATGGTCCTTTTTGTGGTCATTCCAAGTTTTGCCTCAGAACTGGTGACGGTGGACAATTTCGTCCGGGCGGAGACCGACATGACCCTCGACCGCTATGTGAAGCTGGGTGCTTTCGGGAAGTTCATACACATTCGCCAGCCCACGCCCATCGACAAGCAGGACATCGTCCGCATGAATCGCGACACGCTTTATTCGGTCGGAGTTTTTGACCTCACCGCGCCGGTGTCCATTATAAAGCCGAATTCAGCAGGACGCTTCCAGTCGATGATGGTCATCAACCAGGACCACTCGATGCTGCCGATCGAACATGGCGCATCGACGTTCGCATTCACACAGGATCAGATCGGGACGCGCTACGTGATTGTCCTCTTCCGCACATTCGTTGACGCGAATGATCCGTCGGACATCAAAGCAGCCAACGCCCTGCAGGACAAGATCGCAGTGCGGCAGGAGAACCCAGGAAGGTTCGAGATCCCGGAGTGGGACGAGGCGACACTGAAAAAGGTCCGCGACGCGATCAAGGTTCTTGCGGCGACCCGAACCGATGCCTCTGGCATGTTCGGTGACAAAGCAAAGCTCGACCCGGTCAGCCACCTGCTGGGCACGGCCTACGGCTGGGGCGGAAATCCCGAAGAAGCCGCCATGTACGACAACGTCGTACCGGACAAGAACGACGGCAAGACACCCTACGCTGTAACCGTGAAGGACGTGCCGGTGGACGGCTTCTGGTCCATCACTGTCTACAACAAGGACGGGTACATGGAGAAGAACGACCAGAACGTCTATTCCTACAACAATGTGACTGCTCAAAAAAACGCAGACGGGAGCATCACGATCAATTTCGGCGTCGGATCAGGCGCAATCAACAATCTCCCGATAACTCCAGGATGGAACTATATTGTGCGAATGTATCAGCCGAAGCAGGAGCTCATAAGCGGGTCGTGGAAATTTCCTAAGGCACAGCCTGTGGTGCAAGCCGTTGGGATGTTTTCATTGAGCAACTGGTGAAGTGAACATGCGCAAATCAATGCATAAGTCAGAGGTGTTATCTCCTGTGCCGCAGGCCCTGACTCCGGGCGTGCACCTCATGGCCAAGCCTGCCGGGCCGGACTGCAACCTGCGCTGCGACTACTGCTTCTATCTGGAGAAAGAGGTGTTTTTCCCCGGCGTCAAGCGGCCGCGCATGACGGACGAGGTGCTTGAAGCCTACGTGCGTCAGAGCGCCGCGGCCAACCTGGGCACGCCGGGGGGCCTGCTTTTCAGCTGGCAGGGTGGGGAACCGACGCTCATGGGGCTGGATTTTTTCCGCCGGGCCGTGGAGCTTGAGCAGAAATACTGCCAGGGCCAGGCCTTCGAGAACACCCTGCAGACCAATGGGACGCTGCTGACCGACGAGTGGTGCGAGTTTTTGGCTCAAAACAAATTTCTGGTGGGACTCAGCCTTGACGGCCCGGACTTCGTGCACGACCGCCACCGGCGTGATGCGGCGGGGCGGGGCACCTTCGAGCGGGTTCTGCGGTCGCTGAAGCTCCTGCAGAAGCATGGCGTGGACTACAACGTCATGGCCACGGTCGGCCGTGAGAGCGCCCGGCATCCACTTGAGATCTATTCCTTCTTCAAGGACCAGGGCGTGCGCCACGTCCAGTTTTCGCCCATCGTGGAACGAGAACCGGATGAGAGTGCGCGGGCGCTGGGGCTGAACCTGGCCACGCCGCCCTTGGCGCGGCACAAAAGCAGTTCCGCCGTCACGCCTTGGAGCGTCGAGCCGGAGAGCTTCGGAGACTTCCTGGTCGCCATTTTCGACACCTGGGTCCGCCACGACGTGGGCTCCATGTTCGTCATGAATTTCGAATGGGCCCTAGCCAGCGCCCTGGGCGAGGAGGGCGCGGTCTGCACCATGGCCCGCCATTGCGGCAACGCCTGCATCGTCGAGCACAACGGGGACGTCTATGCCTGTGACCATTTCGTGTACCCGGAATACAGGCTGGGAAACATTCTGACGGGCGACGTCGCCGCCATGGTTGCGTCGAAGAGGCAGCTTGAATGGGGGCGGCGCAAGGAATCGGCGCTGCCCAGGCAGTGCCTGGAATGCCCGGTCGGCCGGGTTTGCCGGGGCGGATGCCAGAAGCACAGGTTCGTCGAAACCGAGTCGAAAGAGGCGGGTCTCAATTATCTCTGCCCTGGATATTCAAAGTATTATAATCACATAGGTAAGTACATGGTCGGATTCCGCAAGCTCGCGGAGCTGGATTTTCCGCCCGAGCGGATCATGGGGGCCATCGACGCGCCGCTTTTGCTCCCGGCCTCGGAGAAGTCCGGCAACCAGCCGGTGTTGTTGTGGATTCGCTGACCTGAACATGAATTTTGCACTATAAACTAAAGGAGATTCATTATGGCTACACCACGAAGGGCGCTGACCGCCCTGGGCGGCCTGGGCATGGCCCTGGCCGCGTTCTTCATGCAGCAGCCCGTCGTCGCCCTGGCGCAGCAGGCGTCGGATGGCCTGGACCGTACGGTTCTGCCCATAACGGAGCCAAAGCGCGAGAGGTCCAAGGAAATCGATGCGAGCAAAGCCATTGCCCCGCCCAGGTTTGCCGTCACGCCTCCCAAGGGTGCACCCAACGTGGTCGTCGTGCTCATCGACGATCTCGGCTTTGCCGGGACCAGCGCCTTCGGCGGGCCCATCGACACGCCCACCTTCGACCGCATCGCCGGTGAAGGCGTGTATTACAACAACTTTCACACCACGGCGGTCTCCTCGCCTACGCGGTCGGCCCTCAAAAGCGGTCGCAACCACCACGTCAACAACATGGGCGGCATCACCGAGATGGGCACGGCTTTTCCCGGCAACACCGGGCAGATCCCCGGCGAAGTCGCCCCGGTTGCCGAGATGCTGCGTCTGAACGGATACAGCACCGCCGCCTTTGGCAAATGGCACGAAACCGCAGCCTGGGAGACCAGCGTGTCAGGGCCGTTCGATCGTTGGCCGACTCGCCAGGGCTTCGACAAGTTCTACGGGTTCCTGGGCGGCGAGACCAACCAGTGGGCACCGTTCATCTATGATGGCACCCATCAGGTGGAACTGCCTGATGATCCTGACTATCATTTTATGACTGACATGACCGACCAAACCGTGGCCTGGATCAAACATCAGAAGGCCCTGACCCCGGACAAGCCGTTTTTCGTCTATTTCGCCCCCGGAGCGGTTCATGCGC is a genomic window of Desulfomicrobium baculatum DSM 4028 containing:
- a CDS encoding DUF1016 N-terminal domain-containing protein, with the translated sequence MKPTDTRRKQDMAKPGDYPHLLSEIKERIRSAQYEALKAVNKELVGLYGDISRLIVERQADAEHGASIADQLSQDLRSEFPGISGFSRRNVFYMREFYLLYRDDERVQPLVAQIGWSHNLVILQRCKDHLEREFYIRMTRKFGWSKNVLLAQKGI
- a CDS encoding sigma-54 interaction domain-containing protein, with the protein product MDDIFNLQKLTSAISASMVMASSESLDGVINRALDSMLSFLEIARIGLLAVDESSPVINVDYASYAKDAPHVSKQINLAALFPWTYDLVIGRGQTMVMASLDDLPSEAEEDRRSHTMLGNKSALIIPLFIGSRVHHLLTLDARKTERDWPEEVVVQGRLLGEIFVSALQRREAESSLRRTKERLDIAALSAEIGLWELNLDTGSLWATPKAKEHFGFDPDTELTLSRLLDVIHPEDHGLISAKVEESRHTREELMVEYRVRAGDGSLRWMISRGRSLWENGHAGLLLGVTVDVTARKEMELQLQTHIREIESLKVKLERENQYLRLEVAAAEGQGEILGSSEAMRAIMSQVRMVAQTGSTVLLQGETGTGKNLVASTIHRLSGRGKKAMIRVNCAALPGPLVESELFGREKGAYTGALSRQAGRFELADGSTLFLDEIAEMSLETQAKLLRVIQDGEFERLGSSKTIKVNVRIIAASNRDLAKEVEAGRFRGDLFYRLNIFPIRVPPLRERPEDIPQLVMEFIREFGDRMGKRILRVAHKDMQLLTNYSWPGNIRELRNVIEHSLIITPCDTLVLQRLTASPEFHDADASLEEVERRHIQAVLKATGGRIKGFGGAAERLRINPSTLYSRMRKLGIGFKQP
- a CDS encoding antibiotic biosynthesis monooxygenase family protein — encoded protein: MIISLIKIYPATGHAADIIDVFQSVKVLLASVPDCLHATVSIEGDENGAIFYLEKWRSREALDDHLRSSTYMMVLEALEFSCKNPEVSFFDGVEVGGLDVVEIARSVTASFS
- a CDS encoding twin-arginine translocation pathway signal protein; protein product: MNFISRCAVSFAIMSLFFVTLAAQPSSAKSAAEINQEVDVALNHLYATSPAAVELSKVAKAVLVFPGIVKGGFIVGGQYGEGALVQGGKKVGYYNTVAASYGLQAGLQKFGYALFFTDEASLKYLENSDGWELGVGPTIVIVDEGLARNLSTSTAKDGIYAFFFDQKGLMAGLGIQGTKVTRINP
- a CDS encoding DUF3313 domain-containing protein — translated: MNKIIVVALLLSLCACAGTGKNTSTDFNPADHFLGNDYKLLQAKPELNGGLGWRSPQFVAENYTALYIEPVTLWHGEDMAKESGLAMEDLELLATYFHDVLSKVPDGHKLALAAQPGPGVITVQAAVTEVEASSPVSNALTSVVPFGVLFSAGKQAATGQAVGVGKCAVEVKFVDSVTGEKLALFAETKVGKKYSTSGFTKTGQTEEAMEEWAALMKERISVLWGK
- a CDS encoding DUF1214 domain-containing protein — protein: MKRYLITIAAAVMVLFVVIPSFASELVTVDNFVRAETDMTLDRYVKLGAFGKFIHIRQPTPIDKQDIVRMNRDTLYSVGVFDLTAPVSIIKPNSAGRFQSMMVINQDHSMLPIEHGASTFAFTQDQIGTRYVIVLFRTFVDANDPSDIKAANALQDKIAVRQENPGRFEIPEWDEATLKKVRDAIKVLAATRTDASGMFGDKAKLDPVSHLLGTAYGWGGNPEEAAMYDNVVPDKNDGKTPYAVTVKDVPVDGFWSITVYNKDGYMEKNDQNVYSYNNVTAQKNADGSITINFGVGSGAINNLPITPGWNYIVRMYQPKQELISGSWKFPKAQPVVQAVGMFSLSNW
- a CDS encoding anaerobic sulfatase maturase translates to MHKSEVLSPVPQALTPGVHLMAKPAGPDCNLRCDYCFYLEKEVFFPGVKRPRMTDEVLEAYVRQSAAANLGTPGGLLFSWQGGEPTLMGLDFFRRAVELEQKYCQGQAFENTLQTNGTLLTDEWCEFLAQNKFLVGLSLDGPDFVHDRHRRDAAGRGTFERVLRSLKLLQKHGVDYNVMATVGRESARHPLEIYSFFKDQGVRHVQFSPIVEREPDESARALGLNLATPPLARHKSSSAVTPWSVEPESFGDFLVAIFDTWVRHDVGSMFVMNFEWALASALGEEGAVCTMARHCGNACIVEHNGDVYACDHFVYPEYRLGNILTGDVAAMVASKRQLEWGRRKESALPRQCLECPVGRVCRGGCQKHRFVETESKEAGLNYLCPGYSKYYNHIGKYMVGFRKLAELDFPPERIMGAIDAPLLLPASEKSGNQPVLLWIR